The Flavobacterium johnsoniae genomic sequence TAAACTCTTGAGAGCAGTGCATGACAAACCCACTTGTTGGGACGGATTCTTTCCACAGTACTGTATGAAGTTGGCAGCAGGAGGACGGCACTGTTCAGATCAGAAAGAATATGCTCATAAACTTTCTGCATATCTATACGCGAGACCTTACTGTTTTTTCTGTAATCGGTATCAGTGATGTAGGGAATAGAACCAAAAAGATTTGTGAGATAAAAGTGCACCAATGCCCTGATAAAGAGTGCTTCCCCTTTAAGCTGTTTTTTATTTTCAGGGGAAAGATTCTGGCTCTTTTCTACTCCTTCTATAAGCGCATTTGAGGCATAGATCTGATTATAAGAAGTATTCCAGTAGTCCTGGACTGCCGTTGTGGAAGGAAGCAGTCTATTGCCATAAAATAAAGAGCCGGAGCTTGAAGCATTTTCATATGAAACTGTTTCATCGGCGTAGTTCCCAAGCTGGAGCGATAAACCTGTAAAGGAGCCTGTCAGCATGCCTGTGTCACGTATTTTGGCATAAATATTAGCTAAGGCTGCTGCAGCCGTTGCTTGATCTTCGAATACCTCTGAAGTTGAAAGCTGTGATTTAGGAAGACCAGTTTCAACAAAAGAGTCGCATGCTAGGAGCTGCCATAAAACTACAGCAACTGTTAAGACTGTTATTTTTTTCATTTTCTGATAGTTAAAATGTTAGTTGTATGCCTGCGCTGAGTACTTTAAGCGGCGGTAGAAATCCCGCACCTCCGAATTCCGGATCCCCGTCTTTGAATTTTGTGAATGTCAGTAAATTTTGTCCCTGAAGCATGATTTTTAGGCCTGTCTGTTTAAGTGCCAGCGGAACATCGAATGACAAGGCTATATTTTTAAGACGGATATAAGACCCGTCCGTCACAGTAGCATCGCTGAGGGAGTAATAATAATCAGCCATCAATGCTTCATAATTGGATCCAGTTGTTGCAATCTGGTACGATGCATTATCCCCGGGCTGCGTCCATGTTGCGCTCATATCCCGCAACTGATTAGACATCATTCCAGCAGGTCCCATCGGATAGATTCTGCTTTTTTGTTTTACAAACTGCAAGAGAAAGTCTAAATTCCATCTTTTATAGTTAATTTGGTTTTGAAGCCCCCCATAAAATGCAGGGTTAAGATTCAGGGCAGTCTGCCTATCATCCGGAAAAGAGATTGTATTGTCTTTGTTAGTGTCCTCAAATCGGTAAACACCCGTCTGTGGATCTACGCCTTTGTAATGATACAACAGCTCGATGTTTAGCGGCATACCTATTCGATACTTCTGGCTGTATGTTGAACCTTCTAGATTAGGAAAACGTAACAAGGTGTTTTTAGCAAAAGTTATGTTGAAATTTGTAGACCATTTAAATTTGGAATCATTAAAATTTACCGCCCTTAATGTGAGTTCAAGACCTTTGTTTTCTATCTGCGCATCTAGGTTTGTCTGTATAACCTGAAATCCCGTTGTGCCTGGCAATGGAAGACCGACCAGCTGATTTGAAGAGCGATTCCGGTACCAGGAAACAGTTGTGAAAATCCTATCCTTTAAAAATCCAAGCTCTAATGCGAATTCCAGTTTTTTATTAATTTCCCATCCAAAATCTGGATTGTAAAGTCTTGAGGGCTGTAATCCAGTTAAGCCTCCATAATTTATTCCAGATGTGGTATAGGTGTTAAGAAACTGATAGTCACCGATCTTGTCATTTCCTGTCGTTCCGTAGCTGCAACGGATTTTACCAAAACTTAGCCAATAGCTTTCAGTTAAAAAGTTTTCTTTTGAGAAAATCCATGCTGCACCAGCAGCTCCAAAAGAAGCGAACTGGTTTCCTGGCCCAAATCTGCTTGAACCGTCCCGTCGTCCTGTCAGATTAAGAATATAACGCTGCTGCAGGTTGTAATTGACTCTGGCGAAAAAAGCTTGATATTTATATTGATCCTGGTCGTTGCTGTAAATAGTTATGTTTTTTGCTGCTGCAAGGTTGTAAATTAAGCTGTTGGAGGCGAATCCGCTAGCAGTCTGATACAGGATATCGTTTGTCTGGCTCTGGAAAGTACCGCCGACCAGCACGTCAAATTTTCCATTAGCTATTGCCATGCTGTAATTGATCTGAGGTTCTATTATCCAAGATTTACGGTCCGTATCGTAGAGATAGATCGCAGAACGTGCACTGGTGACATTATTGGCCGGGTTAAAAATGGTGGAAGGCCGGGTTCTAGTTTCGGAACTGCCTAGATTGGTAAAACCAAAGCTGCTTTTAATGGTAAGATCTTTTAGGATTTCATATGAAAGCGTGCTATTAGCTATTAGATTATTTGTTTTTGAACGGAATTGTGCATTAAGATTTCTAAGCGGATTCTCCCAAGTACCGTTTTCCCAGTTAAGGCTTCCATCAGGTTTATATAGAGCAGGGGCATTAGGAGGGAGATATCTAGCATCAAAACTCAGGTCAAAGGAAGGCAGGTTATTATTCTGGCTGTTGTAGCCTCCTGTAAAACTAATGCGGAATCTTCCGTCTTCTGACTTATGGTTTAAATTAAGCTGCAGTCCGCCCGTCTTATAACGAAAGTCTCCGGGATATACAGTACTTTGCTGATGCCAGTTACCGTTGAACATAAACTGCGTCTGCTCTGATCCTCCCGATACAGTGCCTTGAAGGTCATTCATCTGTGCTGTACCTCCAAGAAGCTCCTTCTGCCAATCAGTATATCTTTTCTGATCCCAAGTTCCGTTTATGTCGTAATCCCAGTCATTAAATTCAGAAAGTCCATCGTTTTTAAAAGCCTGTCTTCGCATTGCCAGATACTGCTCTGTGTTCATCAGGTCAGGAAATATTGTAATTGTCCCTGCACCCGTCGAGCTATTAATGGTGAAAGATGTCTTTCCTTTTTTCCCTTTTTTGGTGGTAATGAGAACAACTCCATTTGCGCCCCTTGAACCATATATTGAGGTTGCATCTGCATCTTTGAGGACTTCAATGCTTTCGATCGAATCTGGGCTAATGCTATTAAGCGGACTGGAAACTGTCGGGAAAGGACTAGAGGTTTGCGCATGTCCGATTGGATCCGAAGAATACGGAACACCATCAATAATGTACAACGGTGCATTGGCATCGGACCGAAGGCTGTTCTGTCCTCTGATTTTAATATCAAATCCACCGCCAGGAGCACCTGTAGTCTGGGTGATGCTGACACCAGCCATCCTTCCCTGCATTGTGGCCAAAACATTTGTGACTGGCTGGGTATCGATATCTTTAGATGTAATTCGAGCAATGCTTCCAGTACGTTCGCTTTCTTGTACAGAGTAATATCCGGCATTAACTTTGACTTCCTGCAGAGTGGTGGCGTCAACCTGAAGTACAATATTAATTTTTGACCGGCTATTAATGGGTATGTAAGCGGTTTTGAATCCTAAATAAGATAATACTAAGGTATCTTGGGCAGATGCAGAAATACTAAAATGGCCGTTGTAGTCAGAAATCGCGGCAGTCATGGAATCTGCCTTTAATGAGATGGTAACGCCGGGCAGGGGACTAGAGCCATCGGAGACAGTTCCCTGTATCTGATGCTGTTGGATTAAAGAGGTGCTGCGCCGCAGACTGTTTTTGGCAAATGAAGGGGAGAAAGAGATTAGAAAGCCTATGCGCTTTTTGGGCAACCGACAGGCATTCCCAGTCGAATGCATCACGGCATTTGAAGCTGCGCAGGCGCTGTCCAAATAGCCTCAGGCTGATTGGATTGTATATTTTTTTTTCGATAAAGTCCCCTATAATCTCCGCCCTGTCGAACTCATGCAAAAAGCGTTCTCTCTGTTCGCCTTCGTCGTCCTGCTCCGTCCATTCCCTGTGCATTTCATACATCCAGTACAGGTAGCTGTCCTGCTGTCTGTAGTAGGGGACTTCCGCAATATGGTACAGATAGGAAAAGAGGCTTAAAAGCAGTTTGGCATTTCTTTTGTACCACGCATCGTGGCTCATCCAATACAGCGGTTCGACGGGTATGTAATACAGGGTCGTCCCTGTATCGCAGGTTTCCTCGCTTTCAAGATAGGTTTCAGCACCGTCCTGTATCAGACTGATTTCGGGGCAGTCCGCGTACTGTTTTTTCAGCATCCGCTCCGCATCCCACAGCGACAGCGCTAAATTGTACGGATATTCAAAGCAGTCGGTCTGCATGGGGGTGATGCCGTAATGCGCTGTCAGATGCGAAAGGGATTTGTAGAACTGCGGCTGCATTCTTTTGTGTTCCCTACGGGGCTGTACGGTTTTGCACTGCTCCAGTTTGGGCAGGAATGATATTCTCAGAAAATTATCGGAAGCATTCCGACAGGGACTGATTTTGCTCTGTCTTTCTGAATTTCCCCCGCGTCTTTGGGTCTGTGCATCCAAGCCATGAAATTTCCCAGCTGGTCGT encodes the following:
- a CDS encoding SusC/RagA family TonB-linked outer membrane protein, producing the protein MGFLISFSPSFAKNSLRRSTSLIQQHQIQGTVSDGSSPLPGVTISLKADSMTAAISDYNGHFSISASAQDTLVLSYLGFKTAYIPINSRSKINIVLQVDATTLQEVKVNAGYYSVQESERTGSIARITSKDIDTQPVTNVLATMQGRMAGVSITQTTGAPGGGFDIKIRGQNSLRSDANAPLYIIDGVPYSSDPIGHAQTSSPFPTVSSPLNSISPDSIESIEVLKDADATSIYGSRGANGVVLITTKKGKKGKTSFTINSSTGAGTITIFPDLMNTEQYLAMRRQAFKNDGLSEFNDWDYDINGTWDQKRYTDWQKELLGGTAQMNDLQGTVSGGSEQTQFMFNGNWHQQSTVYPGDFRYKTGGLQLNLNHKSEDGRFRISFTGGYNSQNNNLPSFDLSFDARYLPPNAPALYKPDGSLNWENGTWENPLRNLNAQFRSKTNNLIANSTLSYEILKDLTIKSSFGFTNLGSSETRTRPSTIFNPANNVTSARSAIYLYDTDRKSWIIEPQINYSMAIANGKFDVLVGGTFQSQTNDILYQTASGFASNSLIYNLAAAKNITIYSNDQDQYKYQAFFARVNYNLQQRYILNLTGRRDGSSRFGPGNQFASFGAAGAAWIFSKENFLTESYWLSFGKIRCSYGTTGNDKIGDYQFLNTYTTSGINYGGLTGLQPSRLYNPDFGWEINKKLEFALELGFLKDRIFTTVSWYRNRSSNQLVGLPLPGTTGFQVIQTNLDAQIENKGLELTLRAVNFNDSKFKWSTNFNITFAKNTLLRFPNLEGSTYSQKYRIGMPLNIELLYHYKGVDPQTGVYRFEDTNKDNTISFPDDRQTALNLNPAFYGGLQNQINYKRWNLDFLLQFVKQKSRIYPMGPAGMMSNQLRDMSATWTQPGDNASYQIATTGSNYEALMADYYYSLSDATVTDGSYIRLKNIALSFDVPLALKQTGLKIMLQGQNLLTFTKFKDGDPEFGGAGFLPPLKVLSAGIQLTF